A part of Desulfobacter sp. genomic DNA contains:
- a CDS encoding flagellar motor protein MotB produces the protein MSTEIVQTAVTTGKTGEDAAQGRQPAGFFASAQFDPYAEDLAAEAGVVKQDKWSVSWADLMMTMFVLFTVLYAYQAGNRRLVLDDGPGVHSISESGAGRVADLNALHNPTDIYDRAREAFLDEFVNDSVGVDMVSDRAVRISIAGDILFDTGMSELRPQARERLRQIAPVLRDSNYIINVSGHTDAMPNYSEKYPTNWELSAARATETARFLIEKEGIPEERFFISAHSWHQPVQPNNSMMNRRQNRRVEIILMKERPYLKSAPQ, from the coding sequence ATGAGCACAGAGATAGTCCAAACAGCGGTAACGACAGGGAAAACCGGCGAGGATGCTGCCCAGGGCAGGCAACCCGCCGGTTTTTTTGCGTCTGCCCAATTTGACCCCTATGCAGAGGATCTTGCGGCTGAGGCAGGGGTTGTTAAACAGGACAAGTGGTCGGTGTCCTGGGCCGATCTTATGATGACCATGTTTGTGCTGTTCACAGTACTCTATGCATACCAGGCCGGAAACCGCCGGCTGGTACTGGACGACGGGCCGGGCGTGCATTCCATTTCCGAGTCCGGCGCCGGCAGGGTCGCCGATCTCAACGCCCTTCATAATCCAACCGATATCTACGACAGGGCCAGGGAAGCGTTTCTGGATGAGTTCGTCAACGATTCCGTAGGGGTGGATATGGTGTCGGATAGAGCCGTGCGCATCTCCATCGCAGGGGACATCCTCTTTGATACTGGAATGTCGGAACTCCGGCCCCAGGCCAGGGAGCGGCTGCGCCAGATTGCCCCGGTGCTGAGGGATAGTAATTATATCATTAATGTTTCCGGGCACACCGATGCCATGCCCAATTATTCGGAAAAATATCCCACCAACTGGGAACTTTCTGCCGCAAGGGCGACGGAAACGGCCCGTTTCCTCATTGAAAAGGAAGGGATTCCGGAGGAACGGTTTTTTATCAGCGCACATTCCTGGCACCAGCCGGTGCAGCCCAACAACAGCATGATGAACCGGAGGCAGAACCGGCGGGTGGAGATTATATTGATGAAAGAAAGGCCTTATTTAAAAAGCGCACCGCAATAA